In the genome of Natronorubrum sediminis, one region contains:
- a CDS encoding glycosyltransferase family 2 protein, producing the protein MYRGASVGVVLPAYNEAGFVGDVIREMPEYVDRMYVIDDQSTDSTWEEILDAARDDATANGTPQSGERAALVADGGTSVLNRASVHETIGRVVPIRHTENRGAGGAIKTGYLAAREDGVDVTTTVDADGQMDLSQLPQLLDPIVDGKADYAKGNRLLSREYRATMPRFRFIGNSMLTFLTKISSGYWKTMDPQNGYTAISHDALDAIDLENLYEYYGYCNDILVKLNVQEMRVADVAMPALYGDEESSIQYSQYIPKVSTMLLQNFLWRLKTKYLTVDFHPLALFYLVGGGLAASGALAIGALLISLLSSVVPTLLGATTSLLLVISGIAFLLFAMVFDMAESERLEMQVQ; encoded by the coding sequence ATGTATCGCGGAGCGAGCGTGGGCGTCGTGCTCCCGGCGTACAACGAGGCGGGATTCGTCGGCGATGTCATCCGGGAGATGCCCGAGTACGTCGACCGAATGTACGTTATCGACGATCAATCGACTGACAGCACGTGGGAAGAGATCCTCGACGCTGCTCGAGACGATGCCACCGCGAACGGGACGCCTCAGTCGGGTGAACGGGCAGCTCTCGTCGCCGACGGCGGGACGTCGGTCCTCAATCGCGCCTCGGTCCACGAGACCATCGGCCGCGTCGTCCCAATCCGCCACACCGAAAACCGCGGGGCTGGCGGCGCGATCAAGACGGGTTACCTCGCGGCGCGAGAGGACGGCGTCGACGTGACGACGACCGTCGACGCGGACGGCCAGATGGATCTCTCGCAACTCCCGCAGTTGCTCGACCCGATCGTCGATGGCAAGGCCGACTACGCGAAAGGGAATCGTCTCCTCTCGCGTGAGTATCGCGCGACCATGCCTCGATTTCGGTTCATCGGAAACTCGATGTTGACGTTTCTGACGAAGATTTCCTCGGGCTACTGGAAGACGATGGACCCCCAAAACGGGTATACGGCCATCTCACACGACGCACTGGACGCAATCGACCTCGAGAACCTCTACGAGTACTACGGTTACTGCAACGACATTCTCGTCAAACTCAACGTGCAGGAGATGCGCGTCGCCGACGTCGCGATGCCGGCCCTCTACGGCGACGAGGAGTCGAGTATCCAGTACTCACAGTACATCCCGAAGGTCTCGACCATGTTGCTCCAGAACTTCCTCTGGCGGCTCAAGACGAAGTACCTCACCGTCGACTTCCATCCGCTTGCGCTGTTCTACCTCGTCGGCGGTGGATTGGCCGCGAGCGGGGCCCTCGCGATCGGCGCGCTGCTCATCTCGCTGCTCTCGAGTGTCGTTCCGACGCTCTTGGGCGCGACGACGAGTTTGCTATTGGTGATCTCCGGTATCGCGTTCTTGCTGTTCGCGATGGTGTTCGACATGGCAGAGAGCGAGCGCCTCGAGATGCAGGTGCAGTGA